The Sulfitobacter sp. SK011 genome has a window encoding:
- a CDS encoding YaeQ family protein, with the protein MAQKATIYKAELSVSDMDSHYYETHKLTVAKHPSETDERLMVRILAFALNAHEQLELTKGLSTDDEPDIWQKSLSGELELWVALGLPSEKIVRQSCGKANKVIVYCYGGRTAEVWWEKIKNSTTRFDNLRVINFSEKDTNELSKLASRSMKLQVNIQDGDVMVSVDDGIVYVTPVKWKNAA; encoded by the coding sequence ATGGCACAAAAAGCCACCATTTATAAAGCTGAACTGTCCGTTTCCGATATGGATAGTCACTATTATGAGACCCATAAACTGACCGTTGCCAAACACCCTTCGGAGACGGATGAACGATTAATGGTGCGTATTCTCGCTTTTGCACTGAATGCCCACGAGCAATTGGAACTGACTAAGGGCCTTTCAACTGATGACGAGCCAGACATTTGGCAAAAAAGCCTGAGCGGCGAGCTTGAGTTATGGGTGGCGTTGGGACTTCCCAGCGAGAAGATTGTCCGCCAGTCCTGCGGTAAAGCCAACAAGGTGATTGTCTATTGTTACGGCGGCAGGACGGCTGAGGTGTGGTGGGAGAAAATCAAAAATAGCACCACCCGGTTTGATAACCTTCGGGTTATAAATTTTTCGGAGAAGGACACCAACGAACTGAGCAAACTGGCAAGTCGCTCGATGAAGCTGCAAGTTAATATTCAGGACGGCGATGTGATGGTTAGTGTTGATGATGGCATCGTTTACGTTACCCCGGTCAAATGGAAAAATGCTGCGTAG
- a CDS encoding DUF6429 family protein, whose product MTKPTLLAFPVTMNINEDSVDDAVLALLWLTLHDGHRAWKGYVWDVLGRLHEKGLIQDPVGKAKSVVLTNDGLRRSEELFKALFTNAPKP is encoded by the coding sequence TTGACGAAACCCACATTGCTGGCGTTCCCTGTGACTATGAATATCAATGAGGACAGTGTTGACGACGCGGTTCTGGCGCTGCTCTGGCTGACGCTCCACGACGGGCACCGCGCCTGGAAGGGCTATGTCTGGGACGTGCTCGGTCGGCTGCACGAAAAGGGACTCATTCAGGATCCGGTCGGCAAAGCAAAGTCGGTGGTGCTTACAAACGACGGCTTGCGCCGGTCAGAAGAACTGTTCAAAGCCCTTTTCACCAATGCGCCAAAGCCTTGA
- a CDS encoding DUF3658 domain-containing protein, producing MSQPAYLHLVLGGSAGGCVRAAVVTYGLTGRVHVFDDDLSHGPLNDKQARAAYFRTLYQNYGQLPEDPVPSLADFDSLPVHLGQDISPEVCIWVGENASERTFMEMACHQLGYFKGTVTRVGKTGLKSLPYIGAQTPALLASLFDQRDAIDSMTRAALSSDFLRLRDSGATLRKWEAGKIVDVSEDYYDGLLLACCATNWFCAARVVGTAMGRGDEHNLLSDVFLSGRLQRLIATGLIEASGPQTSLRDYSVRLT from the coding sequence ATGTCACAGCCCGCATATTTGCATCTGGTTTTGGGCGGAAGTGCCGGCGGCTGTGTGCGCGCCGCAGTTGTAACTTACGGCCTGACCGGACGTGTGCATGTGTTCGATGATGATCTGAGCCACGGCCCGTTGAACGACAAGCAAGCGCGAGCAGCATATTTCAGAACGCTTTACCAAAACTATGGTCAGCTGCCTGAAGATCCGGTTCCTTCATTGGCCGATTTTGATAGCCTCCCAGTCCATTTGGGGCAAGATATCTCGCCGGAAGTTTGCATATGGGTGGGCGAAAATGCGTCGGAACGAACGTTCATGGAGATGGCTTGTCATCAACTGGGCTATTTCAAGGGAACAGTGACGCGTGTTGGCAAGACGGGTCTAAAGTCACTGCCCTATATCGGCGCACAAACTCCGGCCCTATTGGCGAGCCTTTTTGATCAACGAGACGCGATAGACTCTATGACAAGAGCAGCGCTGTCTTCTGATTTTCTGCGTCTGCGAGACAGTGGTGCTACACTGCGTAAATGGGAAGCAGGCAAGATCGTCGATGTTTCCGAAGACTACTATGACGGCCTGCTGTTGGCATGTTGTGCAACAAACTGGTTTTGTGCCGCACGCGTGGTCGGTACTGCCATGGGTCGTGGCGATGAACATAATTTGTTGAGCGATGTATTTCTGTCCGGCAGGCTTCAGCGCCTGATTGCGACAGGCCTGATTGAGGCATCTGGCCCACAGACGAGCCTGCGAGACTATAGTGTGCGACTTACATGA
- a CDS encoding restriction endonuclease — translation MPDYSFENLNDKEFEVLVNDLISVKEAIEVDRYKSGKDGGIDGRFFTVNKGETIIQSKHWIKSGIAALIARLEKDEVDKVRSLNPKRYILATSLPLSKVNKDKIKQIFDPYILSHNDIIGQDNLNYLLGKFGEIERKHYKLWLSSSNVLSSMLNAALTGRSEAKRDAIINATKMYVITGNHGKSLEKLETLHSVVITGEAGIGKTSLADQLAHHYIAEDYELCVIENDVSEAEDRFEKGKKQVFYFDDFLGRNYLMAIEGHKDSHVLNFLDRVSRDKTKRFILTSRSTVLSQGKQHSDLLYIKKIDKKEYEITIQSLSVLDRAKILYNHIWHSGLSEKHIAELYVDRRYLKIANHRNFNPRLISFITDPDRVSSVKPKKYWDYIIDRLDNPKDIWADVYDNQIDELTRQTVCLLVFNGSSIAEENLRAPLYKIAISEGLISPSNASSRYTNMLKAAVGTVLQRNIGGIDGVAKLDLFNPSVADFILGRYLDDALAMQLYFLSLNTLASLRNLKSLNQNDGLKNGIYFEVLKKLSCEKIDEGFYSENPEYVLRLTQMIIENPSASSKCDVQSTVEFLCPLIEKSVPSGFVDEVSSLLELGLSKKLDRFQEVATKFISKTALENPSIDELLRIEKLRKNVPNLHQDIDASLLEAIQREAVSYWKDEARQELLDNGVLEDFFLPEHEDEAYHVAADFVEEALAAFGISSEIATEVTDFVDVADILEDNLQARSEAEFHYSQKDSGLGGAFGGDTDALVDDLFERD, via the coding sequence GTGCCGGATTATAGTTTTGAGAATTTGAACGACAAAGAATTTGAGGTGCTCGTAAATGATCTCATATCTGTCAAAGAGGCTATCGAAGTCGACCGGTACAAGTCCGGAAAAGACGGTGGAATAGATGGGCGATTTTTCACAGTTAACAAGGGCGAGACAATTATCCAAAGCAAGCATTGGATCAAGTCGGGTATTGCCGCTCTGATTGCAAGGTTAGAGAAAGATGAGGTAGACAAAGTCCGTTCTCTTAATCCCAAGAGATATATCCTCGCAACATCACTGCCCTTGTCAAAGGTAAACAAGGATAAGATCAAACAGATTTTTGACCCATATATTTTGTCACACAATGACATCATAGGTCAGGATAATCTCAACTATCTGCTTGGAAAGTTCGGTGAAATTGAGCGAAAGCACTACAAATTATGGTTATCTAGCAGCAACGTACTGAGTTCCATGCTTAACGCCGCATTGACTGGGCGAAGTGAGGCAAAACGAGACGCCATCATCAATGCTACAAAAATGTATGTGATAACAGGCAACCACGGTAAATCTCTAGAAAAGCTTGAAACGCTACATTCGGTGGTAATCACCGGTGAAGCAGGCATTGGAAAGACCTCTTTGGCGGATCAATTGGCGCACCACTACATTGCGGAGGATTACGAGCTTTGTGTAATCGAGAACGATGTCTCCGAAGCTGAAGATCGATTTGAAAAAGGCAAGAAGCAGGTTTTTTATTTTGATGATTTCCTTGGCCGCAACTATCTTATGGCGATAGAAGGGCATAAGGACAGCCACGTTCTGAATTTTCTAGACAGGGTTAGTAGAGATAAGACGAAAAGGTTCATACTGACGTCGAGATCAACTGTATTGAGTCAAGGAAAGCAACACAGCGATCTACTGTACATCAAGAAGATCGACAAAAAGGAATACGAAATTACGATCCAATCCCTATCAGTTCTTGATAGGGCGAAAATTTTGTATAACCACATTTGGCACAGTGGACTGTCGGAAAAGCACATTGCGGAACTCTATGTTGACCGACGATATCTTAAGATAGCAAATCATCGGAATTTTAACCCCCGACTGATCTCGTTCATCACCGATCCTGATAGAGTTAGCAGTGTGAAACCGAAAAAGTACTGGGATTACATTATTGATAGATTAGATAACCCAAAGGATATCTGGGCTGACGTATACGATAATCAGATTGACGAGCTGACTAGGCAGACAGTTTGCCTCCTTGTCTTTAATGGTTCCAGTATTGCCGAAGAGAACCTACGTGCTCCACTATACAAAATCGCGATTTCTGAGGGCTTGATAAGCCCTTCGAACGCTTCTAGCCGTTACACAAATATGTTAAAGGCAGCCGTTGGTACAGTTCTCCAAAGAAATATTGGTGGTATTGACGGTGTAGCAAAATTGGATTTATTCAATCCTTCCGTCGCAGATTTCATATTGGGTCGATATTTGGATGACGCTCTTGCTATGCAGTTGTACTTCTTGAGTTTGAATACTCTAGCGTCATTGCGTAACTTGAAGAGCTTAAACCAAAATGATGGCTTGAAAAATGGAATTTATTTTGAGGTATTAAAGAAACTTTCATGCGAGAAGATCGACGAGGGTTTTTATAGTGAGAACCCTGAGTATGTCTTACGGCTTACCCAGATGATTATTGAAAACCCAAGCGCATCTTCAAAATGCGATGTGCAGAGCACTGTTGAGTTTCTGTGCCCTCTAATTGAAAAGAGCGTACCCAGCGGATTTGTAGATGAAGTTTCAAGTTTATTGGAGTTAGGTTTATCAAAGAAACTGGATCGTTTTCAGGAAGTTGCTACGAAATTCATTTCGAAAACTGCGTTGGAAAATCCGTCAATAGATGAATTGCTTAGAATAGAAAAACTAAGAAAAAATGTCCCGAACTTGCACCAAGATATTGATGCTAGTTTACTTGAGGCCATACAACGAGAGGCTGTTTCATACTGGAAAGATGAGGCCCGTCAGGAACTTCTTGACAATGGGGTATTGGAGGATTTCTTCTTGCCGGAGCATGAGGATGAAGCATATCATGTTGCGGCTGATTTCGTCGAAGAGGCTTTAGCGGCTTTTGGTATATCATCAGAAATTGCTACAGAAGTTACTGACTTCGTAGACGTTGCAGACATTTTGGAAGACAATCTCCAAGCTAGAAGTGAAGCGGAGTTTCATTATAGTCAAAAGGACTCGGGCCTCGGTGGTGCTTTTGGTGGCGATACAGATGCCCTAGTGGATGACCTTTTTGAACGCGATTAG
- a CDS encoding DUF805 domain-containing protein gives MGFTQSVKTCLSKYVVFSGRARRSEYWWFVLFAILVSVGLAILGAVLFGTDPETGQGSNLLSSVFQLAIMLPLLAAGWRRLHDTGRPGWYLLLPLAFSLATMIMLLTGVAVFSVVESGSGNPEALRGPAALIGGTGLIVMYAIQLCLSVVMIWWLTRPSEEGTNAYGAQS, from the coding sequence ATGGGTTTTACGCAATCGGTCAAGACCTGCCTGTCCAAGTATGTGGTGTTTTCTGGCCGCGCGCGTAGATCAGAGTATTGGTGGTTCGTGCTGTTCGCAATTTTGGTCAGCGTTGGGCTGGCGATACTCGGTGCGGTCCTTTTTGGCACTGATCCGGAAACGGGTCAGGGATCGAACTTGCTGAGCTCGGTTTTTCAACTGGCGATCATGCTTCCCTTGCTTGCCGCAGGGTGGCGTCGATTACATGATACAGGCCGTCCTGGATGGTATCTTCTTCTGCCTTTGGCCTTCAGTCTCGCAACGATGATAATGCTATTGACCGGCGTCGCTGTTTTCTCAGTCGTCGAGTCCGGAAGCGGGAATCCTGAGGCTCTGAGAGGGCCGGCAGCCCTTATTGGCGGAACAGGTTTGATTGTCATGTACGCTATCCAACTTTGCCTTTCAGTCGTGATGATCTGGTGGCTGACGCGGCCCTCAGAAGAGGGCACGAATGCTTATGGAGCACAGTCGTAA
- a CDS encoding ShlB/FhaC/HecB family hemolysin secretion/activation protein encodes MILTVVCVTDVQAQTQTFELQGAGAYNAEEILSFAAQLALQRTGAVTAAGIARTIETIYREDGYFLAEARVSRDGRTIIVDEGEIGSVSIEGVDQRTFNLINGYFRPVVGKQGVTLAEFERAVMLTEDIQSVAASAEIYYPEGQDTAHVRVVAEQQDTSSGYVTLDNPAREFGDAATLTFGQEFVSLLTPGDLFRFELSGTAAFDGGENDLYGSVIYRAPIGVSGTYGEVYLGNAVGDRDATGTLRQTDLDGDTVILAIGHPVIRNIDTYGYALLEARRSSSDSDVDGISTDFESTVNVIAASWIYGRALQNGGAFEYATNLAFGSRSSDADGFDDGDEDFWHLRAGAGYQQPVSWFGENSSFRAEIWGQYTTDRLPGIEEFYLGGIDDERGYTFAEVQGDSGVSAVFQAGRDFFPQSSTVRRYRPFAFVDAGYVDNNDPSATEKDDEFLSSVGFGVDLEFDNRFFAQAYVAVPTTSGPETDSGDPAFYLALSKSW; translated from the coding sequence ATGATCCTGACGGTAGTCTGTGTCACAGACGTTCAGGCTCAAACGCAAACTTTTGAATTGCAAGGCGCGGGCGCTTACAATGCAGAAGAAATCCTGAGCTTTGCCGCACAGCTAGCACTGCAAAGAACCGGTGCCGTTACCGCTGCAGGGATCGCGCGCACGATCGAGACGATATACCGTGAAGACGGTTATTTCCTTGCGGAAGCGCGCGTCAGCCGCGACGGGCGCACAATTATTGTCGATGAAGGCGAAATTGGCTCTGTTTCCATTGAAGGCGTGGACCAGAGGACGTTCAATCTAATCAACGGTTATTTCCGTCCGGTTGTCGGCAAGCAGGGTGTAACGCTCGCAGAGTTCGAGCGCGCCGTGATGCTGACCGAAGATATCCAATCCGTTGCCGCCTCCGCCGAAATTTACTACCCCGAGGGTCAGGATACTGCACATGTCCGTGTTGTGGCCGAACAGCAAGACACAAGCTCTGGCTATGTAACGCTGGACAACCCTGCGCGCGAGTTCGGGGATGCGGCAACACTGACCTTCGGTCAGGAATTTGTCAGCTTGCTCACGCCCGGCGACCTGTTCCGTTTTGAATTATCCGGCACCGCAGCCTTCGACGGTGGCGAAAACGATCTATATGGCTCTGTGATCTATCGCGCGCCGATTGGTGTCTCGGGCACCTACGGCGAAGTTTATTTGGGCAACGCTGTAGGAGATCGCGATGCCACCGGAACGCTGCGCCAGACGGACCTAGACGGGGATACTGTGATCCTTGCAATCGGCCATCCGGTTATTCGCAATATCGACACTTACGGTTACGCATTGCTTGAGGCGCGCCGGTCAAGTTCGGACAGTGATGTTGATGGCATCAGCACGGACTTTGAAAGTACCGTCAATGTGATTGCCGCGTCGTGGATTTACGGGCGTGCGCTGCAGAACGGCGGGGCATTCGAATATGCAACGAACCTCGCATTTGGATCACGCAGCAGTGACGCGGATGGTTTTGACGATGGCGACGAAGACTTTTGGCATCTCCGCGCGGGTGCAGGCTACCAACAGCCCGTGTCGTGGTTCGGAGAGAACTCGAGCTTCCGCGCCGAGATTTGGGGGCAGTATACGACGGACCGCTTGCCCGGCATCGAAGAGTTCTATCTTGGTGGTATCGACGATGAACGCGGATATACTTTTGCTGAAGTTCAGGGCGATTCCGGCGTCTCCGCAGTCTTTCAAGCCGGGCGCGATTTCTTTCCCCAATCAAGCACGGTGAGGCGCTACAGACCCTTTGCCTTTGTCGATGCGGGATATGTGGACAACAACGATCCGTCTGCCACAGAAAAGGATGACGAGTTCTTGTCTTCCGTTGGCTTTGGCGTCGATCTTGAGTTCGATAACAGGTTCTTCGCACAGGCTTATGTGGCCGTGCCCACGACATCCGGTCCCGAGACAGACTCCGGCGACCCTGCCTTCTATCTTGCCCTTTCCAAAAGCTGGTGA